Proteins encoded within one genomic window of Sphaerisporangium krabiense:
- a CDS encoding MDR family MFS transporter, whose amino-acid sequence MTETEAEIVPGRRREVMVVLPGLMLAIMLAMLDNMIVGTAMPRIVGELGGLAHLSWVVTAYVLGTTVSTPIWGKIGDLYGRKTIFLASIAIFMIGSALCGMAGSDLLGGTDGGMGELIGFRAIQGLGAGGLMVNAMAIIGDLVPPRERGRYQGIMAAIMSLAMVAGPLVGGFITDNLDWRWAFYVNLPIGAVAFVWLLLRLHLPKYRTEHRIDWWGAGLLAVGITALVLITTWGGTEYDWTSWQILGLAAVAVVTLAIFIPVQRRVAEPIMPLHVFRDRNFTLVSLIGFLLGFAMFGAINFLPLFQQTVQGASATNSGLLLLPMMAAMMVVSLFVGQAITKTGKYKIWPIAGGVFMAFAMWLLSLQDVNTTTWQTGVFIAVLGLGMGGLMQTTMLIAQNSVEQKDLGVASSASTFFRSIGGSFGVSVFGAVFNHHLSANLTDRLGPQAAAMAEGGGGGGRLDPTALAALPAPVREGFLSSLADSISSVFLWAIFFAVLVPLLAAFIKQIPLRSGPSAPPADSGGDGAADGKAQEGPKDGTVKDAAPVAAFD is encoded by the coding sequence ATGACGGAGACCGAGGCCGAGATAGTTCCCGGCCGCCGACGGGAGGTCATGGTCGTCCTGCCGGGACTGATGCTCGCCATCATGCTGGCCATGCTGGACAACATGATCGTCGGCACCGCGATGCCGCGCATCGTCGGCGAGCTCGGCGGACTGGCGCACCTCTCCTGGGTCGTCACGGCGTACGTCCTCGGCACCACCGTCTCGACGCCGATCTGGGGCAAGATCGGCGACCTGTACGGACGCAAGACCATCTTCCTGGCGTCGATCGCCATCTTCATGATCGGCTCGGCGCTGTGCGGCATGGCCGGATCCGACCTGCTCGGCGGCACCGACGGGGGCATGGGCGAGCTCATCGGCTTCCGCGCGATCCAGGGCCTCGGCGCCGGCGGCCTCATGGTCAACGCCATGGCCATCATCGGCGACCTGGTCCCGCCCCGCGAGCGCGGCCGCTACCAGGGCATCATGGCCGCGATCATGTCGCTCGCCATGGTCGCGGGCCCGCTCGTCGGCGGCTTCATCACCGACAACCTCGACTGGCGCTGGGCCTTCTACGTGAACCTGCCCATCGGCGCCGTCGCGTTCGTCTGGCTGCTGCTGCGCCTGCACCTGCCGAAGTACCGCACCGAGCACCGCATCGACTGGTGGGGCGCCGGCCTGCTCGCCGTGGGCATCACCGCCCTGGTCCTCATCACCACCTGGGGCGGCACCGAGTACGACTGGACGTCCTGGCAGATCCTCGGCCTCGCGGCCGTCGCCGTCGTGACGCTGGCGATCTTCATCCCGGTGCAGCGCCGGGTCGCCGAGCCGATCATGCCGCTGCACGTCTTCCGCGACCGCAACTTCACGCTGGTCTCGCTGATCGGATTCCTGCTCGGCTTCGCCATGTTCGGGGCGATCAACTTCCTGCCGCTGTTCCAGCAGACCGTCCAGGGCGCCTCGGCGACCAACTCCGGCCTGCTGCTCCTGCCGATGATGGCCGCCATGATGGTGGTCTCGCTGTTCGTCGGCCAGGCCATCACCAAGACCGGCAAGTACAAGATCTGGCCCATCGCCGGCGGCGTCTTCATGGCCTTCGCCATGTGGCTGCTCTCCCTGCAGGACGTGAACACCACCACCTGGCAGACCGGCGTGTTCATCGCCGTGCTCGGCCTCGGCATGGGCGGCCTGATGCAGACCACGATGCTCATCGCGCAGAACAGCGTCGAGCAGAAGGACCTCGGCGTGGCCAGCAGCGCCTCCACGTTCTTCCGCTCCATCGGCGGCTCGTTCGGCGTGTCGGTCTTCGGCGCCGTGTTCAACCACCACCTCAGCGCCAACCTCACCGACAGGCTCGGCCCGCAGGCCGCGGCCATGGCCGAGGGCGGCGGGGGCGGCGGACGCCTCGACCCGACCGCGCTGGCCGCGCTGCCCGCCCCGGTGCGCGAAGGGTTTTTGAGCTCGCTCGCCGACTCCATCTCCAGCGTGTTCCTGTGGGCCATCTTCTTCGCGGTGCTGGTGCCCCTGCTGGCGGCCTTCATCAAGCAGATCCCCCTGCGCTCCGGCCCCAGCGCCCCGCCCGCGGACTCCGGCGGCGACGGAGCGGCGGACGGCAAGGCACAGGAGGGCCCGAAGGACGGCACGGTCAAGGACGCCGCGCCCGTCGCCGCCTTCGACTGA
- a CDS encoding DUF3592 domain-containing protein: protein MSSTALMVLGFGLIALIFGGVGTALLMSARDFRRIAHRVPGHVVRLRASDGGDGTVYYPTVGFTTLHGQYIEAENGIGSSPPAAPVGGRVTVLYDPERPTRIRLEGLWAGGNVIGVVFAVIGVVFLVVSAAVAAFGP from the coding sequence GTGTCCTCCACAGCCCTCATGGTGCTCGGCTTCGGCCTGATCGCCCTCATCTTCGGCGGCGTCGGAACCGCCCTGCTGATGTCCGCCCGCGACTTCCGCCGCATCGCCCACCGCGTGCCCGGCCACGTCGTACGGCTGCGCGCGAGCGACGGCGGCGACGGGACCGTCTACTACCCGACCGTCGGGTTCACCACCCTGCACGGCCAATACATCGAGGCCGAGAACGGCATCGGCAGCAGCCCGCCCGCGGCGCCGGTCGGCGGCCGGGTGACGGTGCTGTACGACCCCGAGCGGCCCACCCGGATCCGCCTGGAGGGCCTCTGGGCGGGCGGCAACGTCATCGGCGTCGTGTTCGCGGTCATCGGCGTCGTCTTCCTGGTCGTCTCGGCGGCGGTGGCCGCCTTCGGCCCCTGA
- a CDS encoding Ppx/GppA phosphatase family protein, with amino-acid sequence MRLGVLDIGSNTVHLLVVDAHQGAQPLPAYSHKAEMRLAEHLHDGDTLSANGERELRGFIEESLRIAEDKGVEEIIAFATSAVREASNGEEVLGRLRDGTGVDLRVLSGREEATLTFLAVRRWFGWSSGRLLVLDIGGGSLEIASGVEEAPDVAVSLPLGAGRMTRRWFTGDPPPADQVRDMRRQVRAQIGRIVGDVVKYGRADHAVATSKTFKQLARIAGAAPSSEGAYVRRTLSHKSLSAWTEKLAGMTNAQRAGLPGVSAGRAPQLLAGAVVADATMDLFELTQLEICPWALREGVILRRLDTMSGT; translated from the coding sequence ATGCGACTAGGCGTCCTCGACATCGGTTCCAACACGGTGCATCTCTTGGTGGTGGATGCCCACCAGGGCGCGCAGCCGCTGCCGGCCTACTCCCACAAGGCCGAGATGCGGCTGGCCGAGCATCTGCACGACGGCGACACGCTGTCCGCCAACGGCGAGCGCGAGCTGCGCGGGTTCATCGAGGAGTCCCTGCGCATCGCCGAGGACAAGGGCGTCGAGGAGATCATCGCCTTCGCCACCTCGGCCGTGCGCGAGGCCTCCAATGGCGAGGAGGTCCTCGGGCGCCTGCGGGACGGCACCGGTGTGGACCTGCGGGTGCTGTCCGGGCGGGAGGAGGCCACGCTGACGTTCCTGGCGGTGCGGCGCTGGTTCGGCTGGTCCTCCGGCAGGCTGCTGGTGCTCGACATCGGCGGCGGCTCCCTGGAGATCGCCTCCGGCGTCGAGGAGGCGCCCGACGTCGCGGTCTCGCTGCCCCTCGGCGCGGGCCGCATGACCCGCCGCTGGTTCACCGGCGACCCGCCGCCCGCCGACCAGGTGCGCGACATGCGCCGGCAGGTCCGCGCCCAGATCGGCAGGATCGTCGGCGACGTCGTCAAGTACGGCAGGGCCGACCACGCGGTGGCCACCTCCAAGACCTTCAAGCAGCTCGCCCGCATCGCCGGCGCCGCCCCCTCCTCCGAGGGCGCCTACGTCCGGCGCACGCTGTCCCACAAGAGCCTTTCCGCCTGGACCGAGAAGCTGGCCGGCATGACCAACGCCCAGCGCGCCGGGCTCCCCGGCGTCTCGGCCGGGCGCGCCCCCCAGCTGCTCGCCGGCGCGGTCGTCGCCGACGCCACCATGGACCTGTTCGAGCTCACCCAGCTCGAGATCTGCCCGTGGGCGCTGCGCGAGGGAGTGATCCTGCGCCGCCTGGACACCATGTCCGGCACATGA
- a CDS encoding AAA family ATPase, translated as MTRRLAAAGPLTPGAEAAAVVDAVLDDLPRHRGVVVDSPPGAGKSTLVVRAAGHIAATGEPLMIIAQTNEQVDDLIVRLAEEHPRLALGRLSASDYVVPARVMGKAAVGTKLPDLGDPDVVVATADKWAWAGDRVWPWAIVDEAYQMRSDKLLRVAGMFERALFVGDPGQLDPFSVVDGDRWAGLSWDPLQSAVAVLLRHNPGLPVHRLPVSWRLPASAAPVVSRAFYPFTGFRAGTGPDERRLTFTAGGMRTAYDRALEEAAASGWALYELPSRHTLRTDAEAVQAVAVLATRLVQRAPVASSERGERPVTAERIAIGAAHRDQVAAILAAGPPPGVTVDTANRLQGREYDVTIVLHPLSGRRDATAFHLESGRLCVLTSRHRHACVVVARAGIPELLDAHPSAEPVRLNVPVKFPDGWEANQAVLAHLADHRVGAAPLR; from the coding sequence GTGACCCGGCGGCTCGCGGCCGCCGGGCCGCTCACCCCGGGTGCCGAGGCGGCGGCGGTCGTGGACGCCGTGCTGGACGACCTGCCGCGGCACCGGGGCGTGGTGGTCGACTCGCCGCCGGGCGCGGGCAAGTCCACGCTGGTGGTGCGCGCGGCGGGGCACATCGCCGCGACCGGCGAGCCCCTGATGATCATCGCGCAGACCAACGAGCAGGTGGACGACCTGATCGTCCGGCTGGCCGAGGAGCATCCGCGCCTGGCGCTCGGGCGGCTGTCGGCGTCCGACTACGTCGTGCCGGCCCGGGTGATGGGCAAGGCCGCCGTGGGCACCAAGCTGCCCGACCTCGGCGATCCGGACGTGGTGGTGGCCACCGCCGACAAGTGGGCCTGGGCGGGCGACCGCGTCTGGCCGTGGGCGATCGTGGACGAGGCGTACCAGATGCGCTCGGACAAGCTGCTGCGGGTGGCGGGGATGTTCGAGCGGGCCCTGTTCGTGGGCGATCCCGGCCAGCTCGACCCGTTCTCGGTGGTGGACGGCGACCGGTGGGCGGGCCTGTCGTGGGATCCGCTGCAGAGTGCGGTGGCGGTGCTGCTGCGCCACAATCCCGGGCTGCCGGTGCACCGGCTGCCGGTCTCCTGGCGGCTGCCCGCCTCGGCCGCGCCGGTCGTCTCGCGGGCGTTCTACCCGTTCACGGGCTTCCGCGCCGGCACCGGCCCGGACGAGCGGCGCCTGACGTTCACCGCGGGCGGCATGCGCACGGCCTACGACCGCGCGCTCGAGGAGGCCGCCGCGAGCGGGTGGGCCCTGTACGAGCTGCCGAGCCGTCACACGCTGCGGACCGACGCCGAGGCCGTCCAGGCGGTCGCCGTGCTGGCCACGCGGCTGGTGCAGCGGGCGCCGGTGGCGTCCTCGGAGCGGGGCGAGCGGCCGGTGACGGCCGAGCGGATCGCGATCGGGGCGGCGCACCGCGACCAGGTGGCGGCGATCCTGGCGGCCGGTCCCCCGCCGGGGGTGACCGTGGACACGGCCAACCGGTTGCAGGGCCGCGAGTACGACGTGACGATCGTGCTGCATCCCCTGTCGGGGCGCAGGGACGCGACCGCCTTCCATCTGGAGTCGGGACGGCTGTGCGTGCTCACCTCGCGTCACCGGCACGCCTGTGTGGTCGTCGCCCGCGCCGGGATCCCCGAACTGCTCGACGCGCATCCTTCCGCCGAGCCGGTCCGGCTGAACGTCCCGGTGAAGTTCCCCGACGGGTGGGAGGCCAACCAGGCCGTGCTGGCCCACCTGGCCGATCACCGCGTCGGGGCCGCGCCGCTCCGCTGA
- a CDS encoding serine/threonine-protein kinase, producing MSEPGAPEVPGYEVLGILGQGGFGVVYRARQLAVRREVALKIDNRVLASERDRRRFMREVSSAGALSGHPHVADVYDAGVLGDGRPYMVLELCPGGSLADRLRERGPLSPAEVRDIGVRIADALAAAHAAGVLHRDVKPANILVNGYGMVALSDFGLAATGHADGDMSVTRESLTPAFGPPEAFELAEPSPAGDVYSLSATLYALLNGRPPRFPESGVVNVAMIMAMHRRPIPEIPGVPPELTAVLRAGMASDIRERVPSAAALRDALAAVPAEALPDHPGTASRSGPPTPPGLSPSSRPSAYPGAAAGPHTPAGPAPHPASQAAAPSGHHAAARSGPYAAGRSGPYGGAGQSGRSGPYAAPHPAPHSDPRSGARSEPPARSRPSRASQDAYDGPRRPGRQDRPARPGHGPGLRDAPTGPGMRSAATLPPPAPRQNANTGVYVAVAGVFALLLVIGTALVIHESGTPGTVTPTTQAGGPSATSAATGGNGGTGGTASPSAGTVRTVTADCPAAAVAGAGAACGQEAECWGGIVSIAGSVTVKRRGCEETHSWETFAVAPLPVDTITYDMQDLEAHPVVKKLCSMQVLIKSRYGTAKEIPPAKWMVSVLPPSPEAFEKGVRIYRCVGGVTGRDRPGTYFRPLT from the coding sequence GTGAGCGAGCCTGGGGCGCCGGAGGTGCCGGGATACGAGGTGCTGGGCATTCTCGGGCAGGGCGGGTTCGGCGTGGTGTACCGGGCCCGGCAGCTCGCCGTGCGCCGCGAGGTCGCGCTGAAGATCGACAACCGCGTCCTCGCCTCCGAGCGGGACCGGCGGCGCTTCATGCGCGAGGTCAGCTCGGCGGGGGCGTTGTCGGGCCATCCGCACGTGGCCGACGTGTACGACGCGGGCGTGCTCGGCGACGGACGGCCGTACATGGTGCTGGAGCTGTGCCCCGGCGGGTCGCTGGCCGACCGGCTGCGCGAGCGCGGGCCGCTGAGCCCCGCCGAGGTGCGCGACATCGGGGTGCGGATCGCCGACGCGCTCGCCGCCGCCCACGCCGCCGGGGTGCTCCACCGGGACGTGAAGCCGGCCAACATCCTGGTCAACGGGTACGGCATGGTGGCGCTGTCCGACTTCGGGCTCGCGGCCACCGGGCACGCCGACGGCGACATGTCGGTGACCCGCGAGTCGCTGACCCCGGCGTTCGGGCCGCCGGAGGCGTTCGAACTGGCCGAGCCGAGCCCGGCCGGGGACGTCTACTCGCTGTCGGCGACGCTGTACGCCCTGCTGAACGGGCGTCCCCCGCGCTTTCCCGAGAGCGGCGTGGTCAACGTGGCGATGATCATGGCGATGCACCGCAGGCCGATCCCGGAGATCCCCGGGGTCCCGCCCGAGCTGACCGCCGTGCTGCGCGCGGGCATGGCCTCCGACATCCGCGAGCGCGTCCCCTCGGCCGCCGCGCTGCGCGACGCGCTGGCGGCCGTCCCCGCCGAGGCCCTGCCGGACCACCCGGGCACCGCGTCCCGCTCCGGCCCGCCCACCCCACCGGGCCTCTCGCCCTCCTCCAGGCCGTCGGCGTATCCGGGAGCGGCCGCGGGACCCCACACGCCCGCCGGCCCGGCACCCCACCCGGCGTCGCAGGCGGCGGCCCCCTCGGGGCACCATGCGGCCGCCCGGTCGGGCCCGTACGCGGCGGGACGGTCAGGGCCCTATGGAGGAGCGGGGCAGTCCGGCCGGTCAGGGCCGTACGCGGCGCCTCATCCCGCGCCGCACTCCGACCCCCGGTCGGGGGCGCGCTCCGAACCCCCAGCGCGATCACGGCCCTCGCGGGCGTCGCAGGACGCGTATGACGGTCCACGACGGCCAGGTCGGCAGGACCGTCCGGCGCGGCCGGGGCACGGGCCGGGGCTTCGTGACGCGCCGACCGGGCCCGGGATGCGTTCGGCGGCCACGCTGCCGCCGCCCGCGCCGCGGCAGAACGCGAACACGGGCGTGTACGTCGCGGTCGCCGGGGTGTTCGCCCTGCTGCTCGTGATCGGCACCGCCCTCGTGATCCACGAGAGCGGGACGCCCGGGACCGTCACCCCGACGACTCAGGCCGGCGGGCCGTCCGCGACCTCGGCCGCCACGGGCGGGAACGGCGGCACCGGTGGCACGGCGAGCCCGTCCGCGGGGACCGTGCGGACGGTCACGGCCGACTGCCCCGCGGCGGCGGTGGCCGGGGCCGGGGCGGCGTGCGGCCAGGAGGCGGAGTGCTGGGGCGGGATCGTCTCGATCGCGGGTTCGGTCACGGTCAAGCGGCGCGGCTGCGAGGAGACCCACTCGTGGGAGACCTTCGCCGTGGCCCCGCTGCCGGTGGACACGATCACCTACGACATGCAGGACCTCGAAGCGCATCCCGTGGTCAAGAAACTGTGCTCGATGCAGGTGCTGATCAAGTCCCGGTACGGCACGGCCAAGGAGATCCCCCCGGCCAAATGGATGGTCTCGGTGCTTCCGCCGAGCCCCGAGGCATTCGAAAAGGGCGTGCGCATCTACCGCTGCGTCGGCGGAGTAACCGGCCGCGACCGCCCCGGAACCTACTTCCGCCCTTTGACCTGA
- the mctP gene encoding monocarboxylate uptake permease MctP yields MTENLTEIIVFTVLFLLVSGMGFVAARWRRPTDLASLDEWGLGGRRFGTWITWFLVGGDLYTAYTFVAVPALMFGAGATGFFALPYTIVTYPLIFLVVIRLWSVSHAHGLVTPADFVRVRFGSPTLALAVAITGLVATMPYIALQLVGIEAVLKSMGVGGELPLIIAFAILAAYTYQSGLRAPALIAFVKDTLIYVVILVAIIYIPARLGGWGSIFDAARAKFEATPAPGDGYLLNANNQLQYVTLALGSAMALFLYPHSVTGVLAARNRGVIKRNMSALPAYSLLLGLIALLGYMAIAAGVKPVSSGGKADPNTVVPQLFDAMFPSWFTGVAYAAIGIGALVPAAIMSIAAANLFTRNIYKEYFRRDATDAQEASVSKIASLVVKIGAVLVILLIDPQFSIDLQLIGGVIILQTLPAVALGLYTRWFHRAGLIAGWAAGLTAGMVLLYNIANPATDHAHFGGSAFPLGKLGLDTKVTVYAGFLALIVNLVVAVAGTLIARAAGSPEGEDATRPADYFADEGDPRVQPVELTGSH; encoded by the coding sequence ATGACCGAGAACCTCACCGAGATCATCGTCTTCACCGTCCTGTTCCTGCTGGTCAGCGGCATGGGCTTCGTCGCGGCCCGCTGGCGGCGCCCCACCGACCTGGCGAGCCTGGACGAATGGGGCCTCGGCGGGCGCAGGTTCGGCACGTGGATCACCTGGTTCCTCGTCGGCGGCGACCTCTACACGGCCTACACCTTCGTGGCGGTCCCCGCCCTGATGTTCGGCGCCGGGGCGACGGGCTTCTTCGCCCTGCCCTACACGATCGTCACCTACCCGCTGATCTTCCTGGTCGTGATCCGCCTCTGGTCGGTGTCGCACGCGCACGGGCTAGTCACGCCCGCCGACTTCGTCCGCGTCCGGTTCGGCTCGCCGACGCTGGCCCTGGCGGTCGCGATCACCGGGCTGGTGGCGACGATGCCGTACATCGCGCTGCAGCTCGTGGGGATCGAGGCGGTGCTGAAGTCGATGGGCGTCGGCGGCGAGCTGCCGCTGATCATCGCGTTCGCCATCCTCGCGGCCTACACCTACCAGTCGGGACTGCGCGCGCCCGCGCTGATCGCCTTCGTCAAGGACACGCTGATCTACGTGGTGATCCTCGTGGCGATCATCTACATCCCGGCCCGGCTCGGCGGGTGGGGGTCGATCTTCGACGCCGCGCGGGCCAAGTTCGAGGCCACCCCCGCGCCCGGCGACGGGTACCTGCTCAACGCCAACAACCAGCTCCAGTACGTCACGCTGGCGCTGGGCTCGGCGATGGCGCTGTTCCTGTACCCGCACAGCGTGACCGGCGTGCTGGCCGCCCGGAACCGGGGCGTGATCAAGCGGAACATGTCGGCCCTGCCCGCCTACAGCCTGCTCCTCGGCCTGATCGCGCTGCTCGGCTACATGGCGATCGCGGCCGGGGTGAAGCCGGTCTCCTCCGGCGGCAAGGCCGACCCCAACACGGTGGTGCCGCAGCTCTTCGACGCGATGTTCCCGAGCTGGTTCACCGGCGTCGCCTACGCGGCCATCGGCATCGGCGCCCTGGTGCCCGCGGCGATCATGTCGATCGCGGCGGCCAACCTCTTCACCCGCAACATCTACAAGGAGTACTTCCGGCGGGACGCCACCGACGCGCAGGAGGCGTCGGTCAGCAAGATCGCCTCCCTGGTGGTGAAGATCGGCGCGGTGCTGGTGATCCTGCTGATCGACCCGCAGTTCTCCATCGACCTCCAGCTCATCGGCGGCGTGATCATCCTGCAGACCCTGCCCGCCGTCGCGCTCGGCCTGTACACGCGCTGGTTCCACCGCGCCGGGCTGATCGCGGGATGGGCGGCGGGCCTGACGGCGGGCATGGTGCTGCTCTACAACATCGCCAACCCGGCCACCGACCACGCGCACTTCGGCGGCTCGGCCTTCCCGCTGGGGAAGCTGGGCCTGGACACCAAGGTCACCGTCTACGCGGGGTTCCTGGCCCTGATCGTCAACCTGGTGGTGGCCGTGGCGGGCACGCTCATCGCCCGGGCCGCCGGGTCCCCCGAAGGCGAGGACGCCACCCGTCCCGCCGACTACTTCGCCGACGAGGGCGACCCGCGCGTCCAGCCCGTCGAACTCACCGGCTCCCACTGA
- a CDS encoding DUF3311 domain-containing protein, translating to MTTPPGGRPPAKGDRSPWNWLLLAPIVIPLITPLYNADEPRLLGFPLFYWLQLAFIVLGVATTTLVYRMGGRKGGR from the coding sequence TTGACCACGCCACCCGGCGGCCGGCCCCCGGCCAAGGGCGACCGCAGCCCGTGGAACTGGCTGCTGCTCGCGCCCATCGTGATCCCCCTGATCACGCCGCTCTACAACGCGGACGAGCCCCGCCTCCTGGGCTTCCCGCTGTTCTACTGGCTGCAGCTCGCGTTCATCGTGCTGGGCGTCGCGACCACCACGCTCGTCTACCGGATGGGCGGGAGGAAGGGCGGCCGATGA
- a CDS encoding CocE/NonD family hydrolase produces MTRFPHRVVVHKDLPVPMPDGVVLLADRYIPIGVSAPPAILIRSPYGRRGLFGYAYGRAFARHGFQVILQSCRGGFGSGGELTPLDEQDDGLATVEWMRAQPWYGGSFAMHGPSYLGYAQWAIAPHAGPDLKAMATQVTASQFRDAAYVGGSFALEATLSWSTLTALMSGPLAGAAVLFAPRRTQRAVMSGRPVGEFDLLAAGRTLPFFQEVLTHHADPAVPFWKKRDFSATVGEVDAAVTMTGGWYDVFLPWQLKDYAAMRAAGRRPHLTIGPWHHADVRHGRLANLDALHWFRAHLLGDVSGLRASPVRLYVTGAGMWRDYEDWPVPGMTRRRWHLQPGFRLGETGPADSPPDRYRYHPARPTPVIGGPTLLGNSAPRDNRRLEARSDVLVYTGETLREDLDLIGPVTAEIYLRSSTPYTDLVVRVCDVQPDGTSLNVCEGVRRLLPGLPPVDEEGVRRVEVDLWPIAHRFRRGHRVRVQVASGAYPRLARNLGTGEPLGTGRTAVPADQEVFHDPARPSALHLPHARA; encoded by the coding sequence ATGACTCGGTTCCCGCACAGGGTGGTCGTGCACAAGGACCTGCCGGTTCCCATGCCGGACGGCGTCGTGCTGCTGGCCGACCGCTACATCCCGATCGGCGTGAGCGCTCCCCCGGCCATCCTCATCCGCTCCCCGTACGGCCGGCGCGGCCTGTTCGGGTACGCCTACGGCCGGGCCTTCGCCCGCCACGGCTTCCAGGTGATCCTGCAGAGCTGCCGGGGCGGGTTCGGCTCCGGCGGCGAGCTCACGCCGCTGGACGAGCAGGACGACGGGCTGGCCACCGTCGAGTGGATGCGCGCCCAGCCCTGGTACGGCGGCAGCTTCGCCATGCACGGGCCGAGCTACCTCGGGTACGCCCAGTGGGCCATCGCCCCCCACGCCGGCCCCGACCTCAAGGCCATGGCCACCCAGGTGACCGCCTCCCAGTTCCGCGACGCCGCCTATGTGGGCGGCTCGTTCGCCCTCGAGGCCACGCTGAGCTGGAGCACGCTGACCGCGCTGATGTCCGGCCCGCTGGCCGGGGCCGCCGTCCTGTTCGCCCCGCGCCGCACCCAGCGTGCGGTGATGTCGGGCCGGCCCGTCGGCGAGTTCGACCTGCTGGCCGCCGGGCGCACGCTGCCCTTCTTCCAGGAGGTGCTCACCCACCACGCCGACCCCGCCGTGCCGTTCTGGAAGAAGCGCGACTTCTCGGCCACCGTCGGCGAGGTCGACGCCGCCGTCACCATGACCGGCGGCTGGTACGACGTGTTCCTGCCCTGGCAGCTCAAGGACTACGCGGCCATGCGGGCGGCCGGGCGGCGGCCCCACTTGACGATCGGGCCCTGGCACCACGCCGACGTGCGCCACGGCCGCCTGGCCAACCTGGACGCGCTGCACTGGTTCCGCGCCCACCTGCTCGGCGACGTCTCGGGCCTGCGCGCCAGCCCCGTGCGGCTGTACGTCACCGGGGCCGGCATGTGGCGCGACTACGAGGACTGGCCGGTGCCGGGGATGACGCGGCGGCGCTGGCACCTGCAGCCGGGCTTCCGCCTGGGAGAGACCGGGCCCGCCGACTCCCCTCCGGACCGCTACCGCTACCACCCGGCCAGGCCCACCCCCGTCATCGGCGGCCCCACCCTGCTCGGCAACTCCGCGCCCCGCGACAACCGGCGCCTGGAGGCCCGCTCCGACGTGCTCGTCTACACCGGCGAGACGCTGCGCGAGGACCTGGACCTGATCGGCCCGGTCACCGCCGAGATCTACCTGCGCTCCAGCACCCCCTACACCGACCTGGTCGTGCGCGTCTGCGACGTCCAGCCGGACGGGACCTCGCTCAACGTGTGCGAGGGCGTGCGGCGGCTGCTCCCGGGCCTGCCGCCCGTCGACGAGGAGGGGGTGCGCCGGGTCGAGGTCGACCTGTGGCCGATCGCGCACCGCTTCCGCCGGGGGCACCGGGTGCGCGTCCAGGTGGCGAGCGGCGCCTACCCCCGGCTGGCGCGCAACCTCGGCACCGGCGAGCCCCTGGGCACGGGCCGCACGGCGGTCCCCGCCGACCAGGAGGTCTTCCACGACCCCGCCCGCCCCTCCGCCCTGCACCTCCCCCACGCCCGCGCCTGA